One window of Elusimicrobiota bacterium genomic DNA carries:
- a CDS encoding xanthine dehydrogenase family protein subunit M yields MPIATDFEYHKPKDLPEAVSLLARYQGRAQLLAGGTDLIVWLKEGMKAPQALIDVKGVPELWHLDVKDDSLAIGARVTFTELIESDLVKSRFPVLWEASRTVASCGVRNRATLAGNLCSAVPSLDGAPALLVHEACVRTRGPVEEREIPMSEWFTGPKRTALLPDELVTAVELPLPKKKTAGCYVKLGRYRGEDLAQVGLAVLAEEGNVWKLAFCAVGPIAQRAEKIEALLNGKRLSEALIAKAKALVAQSISPITDIRASSEYRLHMAQVMLERGLKTAAARLAGKGPAYGASIL; encoded by the coding sequence ATGCCCATAGCGACCGACTTCGAATATCACAAACCCAAGGACCTGCCCGAGGCCGTGAGCCTGCTGGCGCGCTATCAGGGCCGGGCCCAGCTCCTGGCCGGAGGCACCGACCTCATCGTCTGGCTCAAGGAAGGGATGAAGGCTCCGCAGGCGCTCATCGATGTGAAAGGCGTCCCGGAGCTCTGGCATCTCGACGTCAAGGATGACTCGCTGGCCATCGGGGCCCGCGTCACTTTCACGGAGCTCATCGAGTCCGACCTCGTCAAGTCGCGCTTCCCCGTGCTCTGGGAAGCCTCGCGCACGGTGGCTTCCTGCGGGGTGCGCAACCGCGCCACGCTCGCGGGCAACCTCTGCTCCGCGGTCCCCTCCCTCGACGGAGCCCCGGCGCTGCTGGTGCACGAGGCCTGCGTGCGCACGCGCGGCCCGGTCGAAGAGCGCGAGATCCCCATGTCGGAGTGGTTCACGGGCCCCAAGCGCACGGCCCTTTTGCCTGACGAACTCGTGACCGCCGTGGAGCTGCCCCTGCCCAAGAAGAAGACGGCCGGCTGCTACGTCAAGCTCGGGCGCTACCGGGGCGAGGACCTGGCCCAGGTGGGCTTGGCGGTCCTGGCCGAAGAAGGCAACGTCTGGAAGCTCGCTTTCTGCGCCGTGGGCCCGATCGCCCAGCGCGCCGAGAAGATCGAGGCCCTCCTCAACGGCAAGAGGCTCTCGGAGGCTCTCATCGCCAAGGCCAAGGCCCTGGTCGCCCAGTCGATCTCCCCCATCACGGACATCCGCGCGAGCTCGGAGTACCGCCTGCACATGGCCCAGGTCATGCTCGAGCGGGGGCTCAAGACCGCAGCCGCGCGGCTCGCCGGCAAGGGCCCGGCGTATGGAGCGAGCATCCTATGA
- a CDS encoding TetR/AcrR family transcriptional regulator produces the protein MKPSTDAPTKTAANRGRILKAAAGLFRRQGFHGTSTREIADRAGVSLGNIYNHFPTKEKLFATLLAEYEREYFSADAPLAKVFTSARFPDNIEELGRASKETVERFGDYMRLIYVDMVEFDAKHIARIFLAMRERYQRVQLAAGTKVAKDVDPVAAMMMVTFGYFNFFIMENLFKVKGHYGMSEEDAIQFFGRVYRRGVMPQKD, from the coding sequence ATGAAACCCAGCACCGACGCTCCGACCAAGACGGCCGCCAACCGGGGCCGCATCCTCAAGGCCGCGGCCGGGCTGTTCCGCCGCCAAGGCTTCCACGGCACCTCCACCCGCGAGATCGCGGACCGAGCCGGGGTCTCCTTGGGAAACATCTATAACCACTTCCCTACCAAGGAGAAGCTCTTCGCCACCTTGCTGGCGGAGTACGAGCGGGAGTACTTCTCCGCCGACGCGCCCCTGGCCAAGGTCTTCACCAGCGCGCGCTTCCCGGACAACATCGAGGAGCTGGGCCGGGCCAGCAAGGAGACCGTGGAGCGCTTCGGCGACTACATGCGCCTCATCTACGTGGACATGGTGGAGTTCGACGCCAAGCACATCGCCCGGATCTTCCTGGCCATGCGCGAGCGCTACCAGCGCGTGCAGCTGGCCGCGGGCACCAAGGTGGCCAAGGACGTGGACCCCGTGGCCGCCATGATGATGGTGACCTTCGGCTACTTCAATTTCTTCATAATGGAGAATCTCTTCAAGGTGAAGGGGCATTATGGCATGAGCGAGGAAGACGCCATCCAATTCTTCGGAAGGGTCTACCGCCGCGGCGTGATGCCGCAGAAGGACTAA
- a CDS encoding ROK family protein, with translation MAKKEKAVVGIDLGATKMLVGVLKGRKVLSTVKAKTDPSGGEREFFATIAATVAKALAEAGLKPSQLSGVGAGCPGVLDYRTDRIVSSANIPFIKDYPLARKLEKLFKVPAAVENDANMGLYGEQQFGAAAGCDHVAGFFLGTGIGGALILGGRLYRGSSGAAGELGHIFVDPLGPACGCGNQGCLEALAGRLALAGEAAALAARGGAPHLLNEAGADVRKLKSGALARAVEAGDKQLKELVRRKAALVGIAMANIVNALDPECVVLGGGLVEAMGDLIVPAAEESMRRHAMPDIVSHVTVAPAKLGDMAIVMGAAQWVRSRLDA, from the coding sequence ATGGCCAAGAAAGAGAAGGCTGTCGTCGGCATCGACCTGGGCGCGACCAAGATGCTGGTGGGCGTGCTCAAGGGACGAAAGGTCCTCTCCACGGTCAAGGCCAAGACCGATCCGTCCGGCGGCGAGCGGGAATTCTTCGCGACCATCGCCGCCACCGTGGCCAAGGCCCTGGCCGAAGCGGGCCTCAAGCCCTCCCAGCTGAGCGGGGTCGGCGCGGGCTGCCCGGGCGTGCTCGACTACCGGACCGACCGCATCGTCTCCTCCGCCAACATCCCGTTCATCAAGGACTATCCCCTGGCGCGCAAGCTGGAGAAGCTCTTCAAGGTCCCGGCCGCGGTCGAGAACGACGCCAACATGGGCCTCTACGGCGAGCAGCAGTTCGGCGCCGCGGCCGGCTGCGACCATGTCGCCGGCTTCTTCTTGGGCACGGGCATCGGCGGGGCGCTGATCCTGGGCGGCCGGCTCTATCGGGGCTCCTCCGGCGCGGCCGGCGAGCTCGGGCACATCTTCGTGGACCCCCTGGGGCCCGCCTGCGGCTGCGGCAATCAAGGCTGCCTGGAGGCCCTGGCCGGCCGGCTCGCCCTGGCGGGCGAGGCCGCGGCTTTGGCCGCGCGCGGCGGCGCGCCGCACCTGCTCAACGAGGCGGGAGCGGACGTGCGCAAGCTCAAGAGCGGCGCCCTGGCCCGCGCCGTGGAGGCGGGCGACAAGCAGCTCAAGGAGCTCGTGCGGCGCAAGGCCGCGCTGGTCGGCATCGCCATGGCCAACATCGTCAACGCCTTGGACCCGGAGTGCGTCGTGCTGGGAGGCGGACTGGTGGAGGCCATGGGCGACCTCATCGTGCCCGCGGCCGAGGAGTCCATGCGCCGCCACGCCATGCCGGACATCGTGAGCCACGTGACCGTGGCCCCCGCCAAGCTCGGGGACATGGCCATCGTCATGGGCGCGGCCCAGTGGGTCAGGAGCCGGCTCGATGCCTGA
- a CDS encoding DUF1116 domain-containing protein, with protein MPIKDLFQSELQVVNIGLESFKQSLDHCQARSVQVDWRPPVAADAGALQTVRAQADIIAAANAKAVAKVLAAKPMLIGLEKALDVIPGMKKNLILHAGPPITWERMCGPMRGAVMGALVYEGLAKTPEEAAKLAASGAVEFSPCHEHGAVGPMAGVVSASMPVFVLKNEEHGNLGFCTMNEGLGKVLRYGAYGPEVIKKLKWMETVLYPVLKKAVAKLGKVDLKNIIAQALHMGDEVHNRNRAATSLFYRALAPAVVRTAPDPETAAAVLEFINGNDHFFLNLSMPASKVSLDAARDIPNSSLLVVMARNGTDFGIQLSGTNSEWFTGPAPVPDALFFPGFTKADANPDIGDSAITETNGLGGFSIAAAPAIVQFIGGSASDALGYTRQMYEITAAENNVYQIPGLDFRGSPTGIDAVKVLEKGIFPVIDTGVAHREPGIGQVGAGILSAPPEPFQKALIGLAKKLGGGS; from the coding sequence ATGCCCATCAAGGACCTCTTCCAAAGCGAACTCCAGGTCGTCAACATCGGCCTGGAATCCTTCAAGCAAAGCCTCGACCACTGCCAAGCGCGGTCGGTGCAGGTGGACTGGCGGCCTCCGGTCGCGGCGGACGCGGGCGCGCTCCAGACGGTCCGGGCCCAGGCCGACATCATCGCCGCGGCCAACGCCAAGGCTGTCGCAAAGGTCCTGGCCGCCAAGCCCATGCTCATCGGCCTGGAGAAGGCGCTCGACGTCATCCCCGGCATGAAGAAGAACCTCATCCTCCACGCCGGGCCGCCCATCACCTGGGAGCGCATGTGCGGCCCCATGCGCGGCGCGGTCATGGGCGCGCTCGTCTACGAGGGCCTGGCCAAGACCCCGGAGGAGGCGGCCAAGCTCGCCGCCTCCGGCGCCGTCGAGTTCTCCCCCTGCCACGAGCACGGCGCGGTCGGCCCCATGGCCGGCGTGGTCTCCGCTTCCATGCCCGTGTTCGTGCTCAAGAACGAGGAGCACGGCAACCTCGGTTTCTGCACCATGAACGAAGGACTGGGCAAGGTCCTGCGCTACGGCGCCTACGGCCCGGAAGTGATCAAGAAGCTCAAGTGGATGGAGACGGTCCTCTATCCCGTCCTCAAGAAGGCCGTGGCCAAGCTTGGCAAGGTGGACCTCAAGAACATCATCGCCCAGGCCCTGCACATGGGCGACGAGGTCCATAACCGCAACCGGGCCGCGACCTCCCTGTTCTACCGGGCCCTCGCGCCCGCGGTGGTGCGCACGGCCCCGGACCCGGAGACCGCGGCCGCGGTCCTCGAATTCATCAACGGCAACGACCACTTCTTCCTCAATCTCTCCATGCCCGCCAGCAAGGTGTCTTTGGACGCCGCGCGGGACATCCCGAACAGCTCGCTGCTGGTGGTCATGGCGCGCAACGGCACGGACTTCGGCATCCAGCTCTCGGGAACTAACTCGGAGTGGTTCACAGGGCCAGCCCCCGTCCCGGACGCCCTGTTCTTCCCCGGCTTCACCAAAGCCGACGCCAACCCGGACATCGGGGACTCGGCCATCACCGAGACCAACGGCCTGGGGGGCTTTTCCATCGCGGCCGCGCCCGCCATCGTGCAGTTCATCGGCGGCAGCGCCTCCGACGCCCTGGGCTACACGCGCCAGATGTACGAGATCACCGCGGCTGAGAACAACGTCTACCAGATCCCGGGACTGGATTTCCGCGGCAGCCCCACGGGCATAGACGCGGTCAAGGTGCTGGAGAAGGGCATCTTCCCCGTCATCGACACCGGGGTAGCCCACCGCGAGCCCGGCATCGGCCAGGTCGGCGCGGGCATCCTCTCGGCCCCGCCGGAGCCGTTCCAGAAGGCCCTCATCGGCCTCGCCAAAAAACTCGGAGGCGGATCATGA
- a CDS encoding DUF2877 domain-containing protein, with the protein MTKVLSFGDRIGPGDYALHSRFDQAVNFTRDGRLASIVVPAIGGGPINIVMEGLDFSSIRRLEVSGDSFSLDGASFPKLPLFDSALRVHGGAKVGMRRLRDLLLRKAHPKSLAFLLDDTRCAGLVSGFEKVLTRRLQTAARELRSGNLEAGAEAARGAGLGLTPSGDDLLSGYLWGLHVRQRICGGDSAADIDRVYGCSRGSNPLSTAFLDCAREGRFFERLRDLLAEPSEDRLDEVLAVGETSGADTCVGLMLALEKEDSLWS; encoded by the coding sequence ATGACCAAAGTCCTGAGCTTCGGCGATCGCATCGGACCGGGCGATTACGCGCTGCATTCGCGCTTCGACCAAGCCGTTAACTTCACGCGCGACGGACGGTTGGCCAGCATCGTGGTTCCCGCCATAGGCGGCGGGCCCATCAACATCGTGATGGAGGGCCTCGACTTCTCCTCCATCCGCCGCCTGGAAGTCAGCGGCGATTCCTTCTCCCTGGACGGCGCGAGCTTCCCCAAGCTCCCTCTCTTCGATTCCGCGCTGCGGGTCCATGGCGGCGCCAAGGTCGGCATGCGCCGGCTCCGGGACCTACTGCTGCGCAAGGCCCATCCCAAGAGCCTGGCCTTTTTGCTCGATGATACGCGCTGCGCCGGCTTGGTTTCGGGCTTCGAGAAGGTCTTGACCCGCCGCCTTCAGACGGCCGCCCGGGAGTTGCGCAGCGGCAACCTGGAGGCCGGCGCCGAGGCCGCGCGCGGGGCCGGCCTCGGGCTGACGCCCAGCGGCGACGACCTGCTGTCCGGCTATCTCTGGGGGCTCCATGTCCGGCAGCGCATCTGCGGCGGGGATTCTGCCGCGGATATCGATCGGGTCTACGGTTGCTCCCGCGGCTCCAACCCTCTCTCTACCGCCTTCCTGGACTGCGCCCGGGAAGGCCGCTTCTTCGAACGCCTGCGCGACCTGCTCGCCGAGCCGTCGGAGGACCGTTTGGACGAGGTCCTTGCCGTGGGCGAGACTTCCGGCGCGGACACCTGCGTGGGCCTGATGCTGGCCTTAGAAAAGGAGGACTCATTATGGTCGTGA
- a CDS encoding ATP-binding protein, whose protein sequence is MREFWVHNLDVVFFFYGLSFIVAGLLIFTQRRDSSRRSIARTFGWLAAFALVHGANEWLDMWQLSRGDSAVVRTTGLHLLTISLIFLFEFGRRAFALSSRGKWLAGCWPTVGLAAACLALMATAGNEPAVWPRYLLAFPGGLLAAAGIGLYLKENPAIQALPLRRYLLADAVALAFYAVLSGLVVPPADFFPASVINQPAFLDIVGIPVQIFRALCAVVVACATWSMLRFFNGEDYARLQRETATREQAEAQLLQGQKLQAVGLLAAGLAHDFNNVLTTIVGYNYFVLEGLEPGSPLRSLSLEIRKAADLAASLSRHVLAVSRKQTVLPQVMEPDSVIMEMAKMFRRLLGENIKLDFHPHPSLWPVKMDCGQLEQVLMNLVVNARDAMPRGGRLVIATRNQTVRDGGGPEAGLALPPGHYVCLEVRDTGTGMDAHVRARLFEPLFTTKPAGRGTGLGLSTVKSIVRDCGGGISVESAPGQGSAFRIYLPRAEGGPEALLPGEARKTGGEGHETILVVEDNATLRSLIKRILKEKGYRVFSAATGKEARLLCRRLREHLDLLLCDLILPDCYGTEVAKKVCAARPGIKVAYMTGYPGGVMGSDFNFDGAVLIEKPFSPETLLRCLRRLLDSKPASAAR, encoded by the coding sequence GTGCGAGAGTTCTGGGTCCATAACCTCGACGTCGTCTTCTTCTTCTACGGCTTGTCCTTCATTGTGGCCGGCCTGCTGATATTCACGCAGCGCCGCGACAGCAGCCGGCGCAGCATAGCCCGGACCTTCGGCTGGCTGGCGGCGTTCGCTCTGGTGCACGGCGCCAATGAATGGCTGGACATGTGGCAGCTCTCCCGGGGCGACTCCGCCGTCGTCCGGACCACCGGGCTGCACCTGCTGACCATCTCGCTCATCTTCCTCTTCGAGTTCGGTCGCCGCGCCTTCGCCTTGTCCAGCCGCGGTAAATGGCTGGCCGGCTGCTGGCCCACCGTGGGCTTGGCTGCGGCGTGCCTCGCGCTCATGGCGACGGCCGGCAACGAACCCGCGGTCTGGCCCCGGTATCTCCTGGCCTTCCCCGGCGGGCTGCTGGCCGCCGCCGGCATCGGCCTGTACTTGAAGGAGAATCCCGCCATACAGGCGCTCCCTTTGCGGCGCTACCTCCTGGCCGACGCCGTGGCGCTGGCGTTCTACGCCGTGTTGAGCGGGCTCGTCGTGCCCCCGGCCGATTTCTTCCCGGCTTCGGTGATCAACCAGCCGGCGTTCCTGGATATCGTCGGCATCCCGGTCCAGATCTTCCGGGCCTTGTGCGCGGTCGTCGTGGCCTGCGCGACCTGGAGCATGCTGCGCTTCTTCAATGGGGAGGACTACGCGCGTCTGCAGCGCGAGACCGCCACGCGCGAGCAGGCGGAGGCGCAGCTGCTGCAGGGCCAGAAGCTCCAGGCCGTGGGCCTGCTGGCCGCGGGGCTGGCCCACGATTTCAACAACGTGCTGACCACCATCGTCGGCTACAACTACTTCGTGCTGGAGGGGCTGGAGCCGGGCAGCCCGCTGCGCAGCCTGAGCCTGGAGATCCGCAAGGCCGCGGACCTGGCCGCGTCATTGTCCCGGCACGTGCTGGCCGTGAGCCGCAAGCAGACCGTGCTGCCGCAGGTCATGGAGCCCGATTCCGTCATCATGGAGATGGCCAAGATGTTCCGGCGGCTCCTGGGCGAGAACATCAAGCTCGACTTCCACCCGCATCCCTCCTTGTGGCCGGTCAAGATGGATTGCGGACAGCTTGAGCAGGTGCTCATGAACCTCGTGGTCAACGCCCGCGACGCCATGCCCCGCGGCGGCCGGCTCGTCATCGCGACGAGGAACCAGACCGTGCGCGACGGCGGCGGTCCGGAGGCCGGGCTGGCCCTGCCGCCGGGGCACTATGTGTGCCTGGAGGTGCGCGACACGGGCACGGGGATGGATGCGCATGTCCGGGCGCGGCTCTTCGAGCCTCTCTTCACCACCAAGCCAGCCGGCCGCGGCACGGGCCTGGGGCTGTCCACGGTGAAAAGCATCGTCCGGGATTGCGGCGGCGGCATCTCGGTCGAGAGCGCTCCGGGCCAGGGCTCGGCCTTCCGCATCTACCTGCCCCGCGCCGAGGGCGGACCCGAGGCCCTCCTGCCCGGTGAGGCCCGCAAGACCGGCGGGGAGGGGCATGAGACCATCCTGGTGGTGGAGGATAACGCCACCCTGCGCTCATTGATCAAGAGGATTCTCAAGGAGAAGGGCTATCGCGTCTTCTCCGCCGCGACCGGCAAGGAGGCCCGGCTGCTCTGCCGCCGGCTGAGGGAACATCTGGATCTTCTGCTCTGCGACCTGATCCTGCCGGACTGCTATGGCACGGAGGTGGCCAAGAAGGTCTGCGCCGCGCGGCCCGGGATCAAGGTGGCCTACATGACGGGCTATCCGGGCGGAGTCATGGGCAGCGATTTCAACTTCGACGGGGCCGTGCTCATCGAGAAGCCCTTCTCCCCGGAGACCTTGCTGCGCTGCCTGCGGCGGCTGCTGGACTCCAAGCCTGCGAGCGCGGCGCGCTAG
- a CDS encoding cyclase family protein, protein MKTNDFINLMGKVKMYDLTQRLSVHTPPWPSYIPLSVQYFKRIAGAHMGQGANGQVITTSNHVGTHMDGEIHFHASGRSIGQVPMAEWVGPGAVVDISKEMDDYGLYEPELLMSKVEIKPRDILIINTGYHRFAWDQRRSDELRYFVKHPGPGPTFHKWCLKMKFKWIGVDCGSADHPMNTIIRNWHPKSFTEADEKLQADHGKTWDELFPLKTYYQVMHLVLFPKKIVHAENLGGDIEKLSNKRAFIGCFPLRGIELESAMCRIVAWAP, encoded by the coding sequence ATGAAGACCAACGACTTCATCAACCTGATGGGAAAGGTGAAGATGTACGACCTCACCCAGCGCCTGAGCGTGCACACCCCGCCCTGGCCCAGCTACATCCCCCTCTCGGTCCAGTACTTCAAGCGCATCGCGGGCGCGCACATGGGCCAGGGCGCCAACGGCCAGGTCATCACCACCTCCAACCACGTGGGCACCCACATGGACGGCGAGATCCACTTCCACGCCAGCGGACGCTCCATCGGCCAGGTGCCCATGGCCGAGTGGGTGGGGCCGGGCGCGGTGGTGGACATCTCCAAGGAGATGGACGACTACGGTCTCTACGAGCCCGAGCTCCTGATGAGCAAGGTGGAGATCAAGCCGCGCGACATCCTCATCATCAATACCGGGTATCACCGCTTCGCCTGGGACCAGCGCCGGTCCGACGAGCTGCGCTACTTCGTCAAGCACCCGGGCCCGGGGCCGACGTTCCACAAGTGGTGCCTCAAGATGAAGTTCAAGTGGATCGGCGTGGACTGCGGCAGCGCGGACCACCCCATGAACACCATCATCCGGAACTGGCATCCCAAGTCCTTCACGGAGGCGGACGAGAAGCTCCAGGCGGACCACGGCAAGACCTGGGACGAGCTGTTCCCGCTCAAGACCTACTACCAGGTGATGCACCTGGTGCTCTTCCCGAAGAAGATCGTGCACGCCGAGAACCTGGGCGGCGACATCGAGAAGCTCTCCAACAAGCGCGCCTTCATCGGCTGCTTCCCCCTGCGCGGCATCGAGCTGGAGAGCGCCATGTGCCGCATCGTGGCCTGGGCGCCGTAA
- a CDS encoding (2Fe-2S)-binding protein has translation MTKTSIQLKLNGMQRRVDVEPNDVLIDVLRDKLGVKSPKVGCDRGDCGTCTVFLNGRTVRSCLVLAIEADGCEIVTLEGISKDGPTKLQKSFVDHSSFQCGFCAPGMVLAATELLQNNPHPQREEIQEAIAGNLCRCTGYSPIIEAIEDACKK, from the coding sequence ATGACCAAGACCAGCATCCAGCTCAAGCTCAACGGCATGCAGCGCCGCGTGGACGTGGAGCCCAACGACGTGCTCATCGACGTGCTGCGCGACAAGCTCGGCGTCAAGAGCCCCAAGGTGGGCTGCGACCGCGGCGACTGCGGCACCTGCACGGTCTTCCTGAACGGCCGCACGGTGCGCTCCTGCCTGGTCCTGGCCATCGAGGCGGACGGCTGCGAGATCGTGACTTTGGAAGGGATCTCGAAGGACGGGCCCACCAAGCTCCAGAAGTCCTTCGTGGACCACAGCTCCTTCCAGTGCGGCTTCTGCGCCCCGGGCATGGTGCTGGCCGCGACCGAGCTCCTGCAGAACAACCCGCATCCGCAGCGCGAGGAGATCCAGGAAGCCATCGCGGGCAACCTCTGCCGCTGCACCGGCTATTCGCCCATCATCGAAGCCATCGAGGACGCCTGCAAGAAGTGA
- the fdrA gene encoding acyl-CoA synthetase FdrA — protein sequence MVVKGMIKTGAYFDSVTLMIVGRELSAKPGVGDAAVVMGTAENLAILKSSGLLCPELAKAGDTDLLISVKTADEGSAVAALAEAESLLKSVRKRSKPDASYAPKSLASALQVLPGANMAMISVAGRYAGEVAMAALRKGLHVMLFSDNVSVETEVALKTFAQTKGLLVMGPDCGTAIINGVPLAFANAVSRGEIGIVAAAGTGLQEVSSIISNEGAGISQAIGTGGRDVKKDVGGIMFLEGLRALAEDEGTKVIVLISKPPHETVIKKLGAAVKSVKKPVVAMFLGADAKTVAGYGMTAAATLEEAALLAVALAQGQTAESVREGLKRRDAEIGGTALREASRFAKSQRYVRGLFSGGTFCGETQVIFRNLLSEAYSNAPIPPFKEMADAWKSQGHTVVDLGEDAFTVGRPHPMIDFSLRNRRIQDEAKDPETAVILLDVVLGYGSNMDPAGELVPAITAARKLAEDAGRHLSFVCSVTGTEGDPQVRSRVERRLKDAGVVVLPTNAAAARFAGRIARELEKEAKPVL from the coding sequence ATGGTCGTGAAAGGGATGATCAAGACGGGCGCCTATTTCGACTCCGTGACCTTGATGATCGTGGGCCGCGAGCTCTCCGCCAAGCCCGGCGTAGGCGACGCAGCCGTGGTCATGGGCACGGCCGAGAACCTGGCCATCCTCAAATCCTCCGGGCTGTTGTGCCCTGAACTCGCCAAAGCGGGCGACACGGACCTGCTCATCAGCGTCAAGACCGCGGACGAGGGATCAGCCGTCGCGGCGTTGGCCGAGGCCGAGTCCTTGCTCAAGAGCGTGCGCAAGCGTTCCAAGCCGGATGCCTCCTACGCTCCCAAAAGCCTGGCCAGCGCCCTGCAGGTCCTGCCGGGCGCCAACATGGCCATGATCTCGGTGGCGGGCCGCTATGCGGGCGAGGTGGCCATGGCGGCCCTGCGCAAGGGCCTGCACGTGATGCTCTTCTCGGACAACGTATCGGTGGAGACCGAGGTCGCGCTCAAGACCTTCGCGCAGACCAAGGGCCTCCTGGTCATGGGGCCGGACTGCGGCACGGCCATCATCAACGGCGTGCCTTTGGCTTTCGCCAATGCGGTGTCTCGCGGCGAGATCGGCATCGTCGCCGCGGCGGGCACGGGTCTGCAGGAGGTCTCGTCCATCATCTCCAACGAAGGCGCCGGGATCTCGCAAGCCATCGGCACGGGCGGACGGGACGTGAAGAAGGACGTGGGCGGCATCATGTTCCTGGAGGGCCTGCGCGCTTTGGCCGAGGACGAGGGGACCAAAGTGATCGTCCTCATATCGAAGCCGCCGCACGAGACGGTCATCAAGAAGCTCGGCGCGGCCGTGAAGTCGGTCAAGAAGCCCGTGGTGGCGATGTTCCTGGGCGCCGACGCCAAGACCGTGGCCGGCTACGGCATGACCGCGGCGGCCACCCTGGAAGAGGCGGCCCTGCTGGCCGTGGCTCTGGCCCAGGGCCAGACCGCGGAGTCGGTCCGCGAGGGGCTCAAGCGGCGTGACGCCGAGATAGGCGGCACCGCGCTCCGGGAAGCCTCGCGGTTCGCCAAGAGCCAGAGGTACGTGCGCGGGCTGTTCAGCGGCGGGACCTTCTGCGGCGAGACGCAGGTGATCTTCCGGAACCTGCTCAGCGAGGCGTATTCCAACGCGCCGATCCCTCCTTTCAAGGAAATGGCGGACGCCTGGAAGTCCCAGGGGCACACGGTGGTGGACCTGGGCGAGGACGCCTTCACGGTGGGCCGGCCGCATCCCATGATCGATTTCTCATTGCGCAACCGGCGCATCCAGGACGAGGCCAAGGACCCGGAGACCGCCGTGATACTTTTGGACGTGGTGTTGGGCTACGGCTCCAACATGGACCCGGCCGGGGAGCTCGTGCCGGCAATCACCGCGGCGCGCAAGCTCGCCGAAGACGCGGGCCGGCACCTGAGCTTCGTCTGCTCCGTCACCGGCACGGAAGGCGACCCGCAGGTGCGCAGCCGGGTCGAGCGGCGGCTCAAAGACGCCGGCGTCGTGGTCCTGCCGACCAACGCGGCGGCGGCGCGGTTCGCGGGACGCATCGCCCGGGAGCTGGAGAAAGAGGCCAAGCCGGTACTCTAG
- a CDS encoding ketoacyl-ACP synthase III — MPKIIGTGMHVPEKLVSNEDLFNRFGRDKLPSILERIGHGARYHSAPGESSGDHAVKAGRQALEAAGIKPEEVDLLIVATDTPAFLSPATAAFVQHNLGLKSSAAFDVNCACAGFVTAMDTAVKFSQTDPQYRTVLVIGTYAMSKFLDPNDSAAYPLFGDGAGAVILRREGQRHFLASSLAADGMYWDYMGIYAGGSAEVASAEAIAGGRHQVRLLKKFPSSLNRDNWPPLIEKVLTKAGLRKEDVGLYLFTQIRKTTIEEVMTMFGLPMERTHCIMDKWGYTGSACIPMVIHDAIAQNKLKRGDTFVLCASGGGMSMASLAMRY; from the coding sequence ATGCCTAAGATCATCGGAACCGGGATGCACGTGCCCGAGAAGCTCGTATCCAACGAGGACCTCTTCAACCGCTTCGGCCGCGACAAGCTGCCCTCCATACTGGAGCGCATCGGCCACGGCGCGCGCTACCACTCCGCCCCCGGCGAATCGTCCGGCGACCACGCGGTCAAGGCCGGCCGGCAGGCCCTGGAAGCCGCCGGCATCAAGCCCGAGGAGGTGGACCTGCTCATCGTGGCCACCGACACCCCGGCCTTCCTCTCCCCGGCCACGGCGGCCTTCGTCCAGCACAACCTGGGGCTCAAGAGCAGCGCGGCCTTCGACGTCAACTGCGCCTGCGCCGGCTTCGTCACGGCCATGGACACCGCGGTCAAGTTCAGCCAGACCGACCCGCAGTACCGCACCGTGCTGGTCATCGGGACCTACGCCATGTCCAAGTTCCTCGACCCCAACGACTCCGCCGCCTACCCCCTCTTCGGCGACGGCGCCGGGGCCGTGATCCTGCGGCGCGAGGGCCAGAGGCACTTCCTGGCCTCCTCCTTGGCGGCTGACGGGATGTACTGGGACTACATGGGCATCTACGCGGGCGGCTCCGCCGAGGTCGCCAGCGCCGAGGCCATAGCCGGCGGCCGGCACCAGGTGCGCCTGCTCAAGAAGTTCCCCTCCAGCCTCAACCGCGACAACTGGCCGCCCCTCATCGAGAAGGTCCTCACCAAGGCGGGACTGCGCAAAGAGGACGTCGGCCTCTACCTCTTCACCCAGATCCGCAAGACCACCATCGAGGAGGTCATGACGATGTTCGGACTGCCCATGGAAAGGACCCACTGCATCATGGACAAGTGGGGCTACACCGGCTCGGCCTGCATCCCCATGGTCATCCACGACGCCATCGCCCAGAACAAGCTCAAGCGCGGCGACACCTTCGTGCTCTGCGCCTCGGGCGGCGGCATGTCCATGGCCTCGCTGGCCATGAGGTACTGA